In Solea senegalensis isolate Sse05_10M linkage group LG6, IFAPA_SoseM_1, whole genome shotgun sequence, one genomic interval encodes:
- the nup133 gene encoding LOW QUALITY PROTEIN: nuclear pore complex protein Nup133 (The sequence of the model RefSeq protein was modified relative to this genomic sequence to represent the inferred CDS: inserted 2 bases in 1 codon), with protein MFSPRSAAGSGRRQQQQSRAAARKSVSGAANSLLFSPRRTPLSARSTPTRVQNLASAESVHYDVQTFGSSLPVKVMEALTMADADDQISVKVDESGWAWMVCGERLIIWKICQTAVAKLSVCKELQLPVSEYSHTADLVAVTAATAASLETASAQSVSVVAVTTEGTARYWPSLAHEGKYTETDVDLGDLCNFVVAVRGGSFVLSSVRNRLLRASADSSGKLQWRALLQGQGVLSGIGRRVSSLFGILSPPANDTLHAVLWEGGASCLYTLTSSSLSKWEMDDSWEHQLLSWDARRALTDSIADAIWGSESNYEEMKEGANVVYLDMKLSQAGVVVLAAAWHPSDYPCVSYFCLVTLQDSGASISDHFTVEVTKYNPPFQSEDTLQTTRLLLPQSPGSTXFIYTHELVFACSTGTSRAAPPDEKILFNYPGDSVCGGGCCSGLPVFFSQNSGLVAVVAREGVSLLPETMEESLCSSLAAAPEVSVMETPTRAEHVAQEDKAKLLKAAFLQFCRNDLVGAQMLTDELFPADDDGEEGAELDSVVVQINLDLVDDYPASDPRWAESVPDEGVGFPLTSLIILHQLEDKMKAHGCFMDFLLQVGLLERLGQVSVRSSPMATRLLLCEHAEKLQAAMVLKNHHAKHAELVNRAIAAALHRNNAAVPPSLTAADVFFREVSQVSSVFDCLLEEEDRSLKENPMDSVQWAEVVLAVNTMVQDMLQAAGQYRETKACMYRAPENAAAEPEYVPWTASGGVGGVRSVISRQHEIILRSVYPHADSALRGALCEQLVALLDIYLGGYVAQLTSLQQQRPPVAQQERYNSLELEYGQRRSELLQPLLELGQYQWVAALAEKYCDFDILVQMCEQTDNQSRLQHYMAKFADQNFADFLFRWYMEKGKRGKLLSQPAAQHQQLASFLQAHQHLSWLHHIHVHDFHSAHRTLYSQANAEARYFVKKKTLLALSKLTALASELPEEQLNKHVDGKTCFSNNTKLFIYF; from the exons ATGTTCAGTCCCCGCTCCGCCGCGGGCTCGGGCcgccggcagcagcagcagagccgtGCCGCCGCCCGAAAGAGCGTCTCCGGAGCCGCGAACAGTTTGCTCTTCTCCCCGAGGAGGACGCCTCTGTCGGCGAG GTCAACGCCGACCCGAGTGCAGAACCTCGCTTCTGCAGAATCCGTCCACTACGACGTCCAGACTTTTGGCTCATCGCTGCCCGTCAAAGTGATGGAAGCTCTGACTATGGCTGAtg ccGATGACCAGATCTCGGTGAAGGTGGACGAGAGCGGCTGGGCCTGGATGGTCTGTGGAGAGAGGCTGATCATCTGGAAGATCTGCCAGACTGCGGTAGCCAAG CTGTCTGTGTGTAAAGAGCTCCAGCTGCCCGTCAGCGAGTACAGCCACACCGCTGACCTCGTGGCCGTCACGGCCGCCACCGCTGCCTCTCTTGAGACGGCCAGCGCTCAGTCCGTCTCCGTCGTGGCGGTGACCACAGAGGGAACCGCTCGCTACTGGCCCAGCCTGGCTCACGAGGGCAAATACACGGAGACAGACGTGGACCTGGGAGACCTCTGCAACTTTGTCGTCGCtgtcaga GGCGGAAGCTTCGTCCTGTCCTCGGTGAGGAATCGCCTGCTGAGGGCGAGTGCCGACTCTTCAGGGAAGCTTCAGTGGCGAGCGCTGCTGCAGGGTCAGGGCGTGCTGTCCGGGATCGGACGCCGCGTGTCCAGTCTGTTCGGGATCCTGTCCCCGCCGGCCAACGACACG ctccatGCCGTGCTATGGGAGGGTGGAGCCAGCTGCCTGTACACACTGACCAGCTCCAGTCTGAGTAAATGGGAGATGGACGACAGCTGGGAGCACCAGCTGCTCAGCTGGGACGCTCGCCGCGCTCTGACCGACAGCATCGCTGACGCCATCTGG GGGTCAGAGAGCAACTACgaggagatgaaggagggaGCCAACGTGGTGTACCTGGACATGAAGCTcagcca agctgGTGTGGTGGTCCTGGCTGCAGCGTGGCATCCGTCAGACTATCCTTGTGTGTCTTACTTCTGTCTGGTGACTCTTCAGGACAGTGGAGCATCCATCTCTGACCACTTCACTGTGGAGGTCACCAAATACAACCCTCCATTCCAG AGTGAGGACACCCTGCAGACCAcgaggctgctgctgccgcaGTCGCCCGGCTCCAC CTTCATCTACACCCACGAGCTGGTGTTCGCCTGCTCCACGGGGACCAGCAGGGCGGCGCCACCTGACGAGAAAATCCTCTTTAATTACCCCG GTGAtagtgtgtgtggaggaggatgCTGTTCTGGTCTGCCGGTCTTCTTCTCTCAGAACAGTGGTCTGGTGGCGGTGGTGGCTCGTGAGGGCGTGTCCCTCCTGCCAGAGACCATGGAGGAATCTCTGTGCTCGTCACTGGCAGCAGCTCCAGAG gTTTCAGTCATGGAGACTCCGACCAGAGCCGAGCACGTCGCTCAGGAGGACAAAGCCAAACTCTTGAAAGCAGCTTTTCTCCAGTTCTGTCG GAACGACCTGGTGGGAGCTCAGATGCTCACAGACGAGCTCTTCCCCGCCGACGATGATGGAGAAGAAGGGGCGGAGCTGGACAGCGTGGTGGTTCAGATCAACCTGGACCTGGTGGACGATTACCCGGCGTCAGACCCCCGCTGGGCGGAGTCTGTCCCTGATG AGGGCGTCGGCTTTCCTCTCACGTCGCTCATCATCCTCCACCAACTGGAAGACAAGATGAAGGCACACGGCTGCTTCATGGACTTCCTGCTCCAG GTGGGTTTGCTGGAGCGGCTCGGTCAGGTCTCGGTGAGGTCGTCTCCCATGGCGACCCGTCTGCTGCTGTGCGAACATGCTGAGAAGCTGCAGGCGGCCATGGTGCTGAAGAACCACCACGCCAAACACGCCGAGCTGGTCAACCGAGCCATCGCCGCCGCGCTGCACAGGAACAACGCCGCTGTACCACCGAGTCTCACCGCCGCTGACGTCTTCTTTAGAGAG gtATCTCAGGTCTCGTCTGTGTTTGACTGCCTGCTGGAGGAAGAGGATCGGAGCCTGAAGGAGAACCCGATGGACTCGGTGCAGTGGGCCGAGGTCGTCCTCGCCGTCAACACCATGGTCCAG gaCATGCTTCAGGCGGCAGGTCAGTACAGAGAGACGAAGGCCTGCATGTACAGAGCTCCTGAGAATGCTGCAGCTGAGCCCGAGTACGTCCCGTGGACAG CCTCGGGGGGAGTGGGCGGAGTCCGCTCCGTCATCTCTCGCCAGCACGAGATCATCCTGCGCTCCGTGTACCCGCACGCCGACTCTGCGCTGCGCGGCGCCCTGTGCGAGCAGCTGGTGGCGCTGTTGGACATCTACCTGGGGGGCTATGTGGCCCAGCTGAcctccctgcagcagcagcggcccCCGGTGGCACAACAAGAGCGCTACAACAGCCTGGAGCTGGAGTACGGTCAGCGGCGCTCCGAGCTGCTGCAGCCGCTGC tggagCTGGGTCAGTACCAGTGGGTGGCAGCACTGGCTGAGAAGTACTGCGACTTTGACATCCTGGTGCAGATGTGTGAGCAGACCGACAACCAGAGCCGCCTGCAGCACTACATGGCCAAGTTCGCAGACCAG AACTTtgccgacttcctgtttcgttGGTACATGGAGAAGGGGAAGAGGGGGAAGCTGCTGTCTCAGCCGGCCGCGCAGCATCAGCAGCTGGCTAGCTTCCTGCAGGCTCACCAGCACCTGAGCTGGCTGCACCACATCCACGTCCACGACTTCCACagt GCTCACAGGACGCTCTACAGCCAGGCCAACGCTGAGGCGCGTTACtttgtgaagaagaagacgctGCTGGCGCTCAGCAAACTGACGGCGCTGGCATCCGAGCTGCCCGAGGAGCAGCTCAACAAACACGTGGAcggtaaaacatgtttcagtAATAACACaaagttgtttatttatttttaa
- the taf5l gene encoding TAF5-like RNA polymerase II p300/CBP-associated factor-associated factor 65 kDa subunit 5L, translating into MKRGRTEQIQYAVAQYLKRRQYVDTDGSLKGAKLFQSAEEMAASLTVQTESGCVNIVSAAPCHSDPQQYETQFSRLRSFLSDTEIPWAKEVSSVLYPLFVYLHLDMVRCGLKGAVDGFYSRFHGAFLQDGEQRATVEQLRHVLTAQDVVANPKLSAFLEHKYVIHLTEPAYGYLLRYLQSEDNSALCRALSTHLQLEVTASRRTDYQLYGAVGVATATPNSASSWAGVDGAEGGEGVEVPAGIPQSETALEALQDCIKKVREGPPSLTTVCFYAFHHTEQMLNTAEVSADSRLLAAGFDCSTVKLWSLLARKLKAKAHRADVSRIHLACDVLEEEVDEEDVCGSEIKTLRGHSGPVFRTCFLTDSSGLLSCSEDTTVRYWDLGSFTNTALYRGHAYPVWDVDVSPCSLYFASGSHDRTARLWTFSRTYALRLYAGHLADVDCVKFHPNSNYLATGSTDKTVRLWSTQQGASVRLFTGHRGPVLSLTFSPNGKYLASAGEDQRVKLWDLASGTLFKDLRGHTDSVTSLSFSPDSSLVASSSMDNSVRVWDVRNSHCGTPADGSSSELVGLYTGNASNVLKVQFMACNLLLVTGTAHEKTEQ; encoded by the exons ATGAAGCGGGGTCGCACTGAGCAGATCCAGTACGCCGTGGCTCAGTACCTGAAGAGGAGGCAGTATGTGGACACTGATGGCTCCCTGAAGGGAGCCAAACTCTTCCAGTCAGCGGAGGAAATGGCTGCCAGCCTCACAG TGCAGACGGAGTCGGGTTGTGTCAACATCGTCTCTGCTGCTCCCTGTCACTCAGATCCACAGCAGTATGAGACTCAGTTCTCCAGACTGCGCTCCTTCCTGTCAG ACACGGAGATTCCCTGGGCGAAGGAGGTGAGCAGCGTCCTCTACCCGCTCTTCGTCTACCTCCACCTGGACATGGTGCGCTGCGGCCTGAAGGGGGCAGTAGACGGTTTCTACAGTCGTTTCCACGGCGCCTTCCTTCAGGACGGCGAACAGCGGGCCACCGTGGAGCAGCTCCGCCACGTCCTCACTGCTCAGGATGTCGTGGCCAATCCCAAGCTGAGCGCTTTCCTGGAGCACAAGTATGTGATTCACCTGACGGAGCCGGCCTACGGCTACCTGCTGCGTTACCTGCAGAGCGAGGAcaacagcgccctctgcaggGCCCTCAGCACACACCTGCAGCTGGAGGTCACCGCCTCCAGGCGAACGGACTACCAGCTGTACGGAGCCGTGGGCGTGGCCACTGCCACACCaaactccgcctcctcctgGGCGGGTGTTGACGGTGCAGAGGGCGGGGAGGGAGTGGAGGTCCCTGCCGGGATCCCACAGAGTGAGACGGCCCTGGAGGCACTGCAGGACTGCATCAAGAAGGTCCGCGAAGGCCCGCCCTCGCTCACCACCGTGTGTTTCTACGCCTTCCACCACACAGAGCAGATGCTGAACACGGCCGAGGTGTCGGCCGACAGCCGGCTACTCGCCGCGGGCTTCGACTGCTCCACGGTGAAGCTGTGGAGTCTCCTCGCCAGAAAACTCAAGGCCAAAGCTCATCGGGCCGACGTGTCACGCATCCACCTGGCCTGCGACgtcctggaggaggag GTGGACGAGGAGGACGTCTGCGGCAGCGAGATAAAGACACTGCGAGGTCACAGTGGCCCCGTCTTCCGCACCTGCTTCCTGACGGACAGCTCCGGCCTCCTGTCCTGCTCTGAGGACACCACTGTCCGCTACTGGGACCTGGGCAGCTTCACCAACACTGCGCTCTACCGGGGCCACGCCTACCCAGTGTGGGACGTGGACGTCAGCCCCTGCAGCCTCTACTTCGCCAGCGGCTCCCACGACCGCACCGCCCGCCTCTGGACCTTCTCCCGCACGTACGCGCTGCGCCTCTATGCCGGCCACCTTGCCGACGTCGACTGTGTCAAATTCCACCCAAACTCCAACTACCTGGCCACCGGATCCACAGACAAAACTGTGCGGCTGTGGAGCACCCAGCAGGGGGCGTCTGTGCGCCTCTTCACTGGCCACCGCGGCCCCGTGCTCTCTCTGACTTTCTCACCTAACGGTAAGTACTTGGCGTCGGCGGGCGAGGACCAGCGGGTGAAGCTGTGGGACTTGGCGTCCGGGACGCTGTTCAAGGACTTGCGTGGACACACGGACAGCGTCACCAGCCTGTCTTTCAGCCCGGACAGCAGCCTGGTGGCATCGTCCTCCATGGACAACTCGGTGCGGGTGTGGGACGTCCGTAACTCCCACTGTGGGACGCCGGCCGACGGCTCGTCCAGTGAATTGGTGGGATTGTACACGGGCAACGCCAGCAATGTCCTCAAAGTCCAGTTCATGGCCTGTAACCTGCTGCTGGTGACGGGGACAGCACATGAGAAGACAGAGCAGTAG